In the Blastocatellia bacterium genome, one interval contains:
- a CDS encoding DinB family protein, producing MSSKEKNLSDLILRANKVTDETLTIFGKLAPQQLNWKPDINQWSISQCFDHLRTANEAYFPILKKVLNGEKKNTFWESMPLLPMFFGKMLIKSVAPESKSKLKAPKVFYPSNSNIEGDIIHRFVEQQNQMVKCIKATESLDLDKIIISSPITNLITYSLMDAYRVIVNHEERHFLQAKRVFHSNGFPT from the coding sequence ATGAGTAGTAAAGAGAAAAATTTGTCGGATTTAATTTTAAGAGCAAATAAAGTAACAGATGAAACTCTAACGATCTTTGGAAAACTAGCACCACAACAACTTAATTGGAAGCCAGACATAAACCAATGGAGTATTTCACAATGTTTTGATCATTTAAGAACAGCTAATGAAGCTTATTTCCCTATTTTGAAAAAAGTTTTGAATGGAGAGAAAAAAAACACTTTTTGGGAAAGCATGCCATTACTCCCCATGTTTTTTGGAAAAATGCTAATTAAATCAGTTGCTCCTGAATCAAAATCTAAATTGAAAGCTCCAAAGGTCTTTTATCCATCAAACAGCAACATTGAAGGGGATATTATCCATAGATTTGTTGAGCAGCAAAACCAAATGGTTAAATGTATAAAGGCTACTGAAAGTTTAGATTTAGATAAGATAATAATCTCATCTCCTATCACTAATCTAATTACTTATAGCTTAATGGATGCTTACAGGGTCATTGTTAATCATGAAGAAAGACATTTTCTTCAAGCAAAAAGGGTTTTTCATTCAAATGGCTTTCCTACTTAA